The sequence CACGACGAGGGCGCCCTGCTCTGAGCCCGACGGGCCGGGGCCGGCGCGGGCCGGTCTCGACCGTCGGGCCGTCAGGCGTCCCCGGCCGGCTCCTCCATCACGTTGACCATGAAGTACGCGGCGCGCTCCAGGTAGTCCCAGAGCGCCTTGGCGACCTCCGGCGGCAGGTCCAGCCGGTCGACCGCCCGCCGCATGTGGTGCAGCCAGGCGTCCCGCTCGGCCACGCCGATCCGGAACGACGCGTGCCGCATCCGCAGCCGCGGGTGCCCCCGCTGGGCGGAGTAGGTGTTGGGGCCACCCCAGTACTGCATGAGGAACAGCGTCAGCCGGTCGGCGGCCGGCCCGAGGTCCTCCTCCGGGTACATCGGGCGCAGCAGCGGGTCGGTGGCGACGCCGACGTAGAACTCGTCGACCAGCTTGCGGAAGGTGGGCTCGCCGCCGACCGCTTCGAAGAGGGTCGTCGGCGCACCGGGCCGGTCGGACTCAGCTGCGGAATTCACCGTTCCATCCTGCCAGGTGCCCCGGTGCACCGGCCGCCGCGTACCGGCCGGGCGGGCTGCCGATCACGTCACAGCGTGGCTGCGCCGGCCCCCGGAGCGGCCGTCCGTCGCCCGGCCCGCGCGCGGCCGGCCACCGGGCCCGTGCGCGCTGTCCCGGGCCGCGGCGTCGTCCCGGTTGGCCCGGTCGGCCGCCGCGACGGCCGCGTCGATGGTCTCGCCGTCGGGCCAGCGCAGCGCCGTCACCAGCATCAGCACCACGCCGGCGGTGCTCCACAGGCCGACCACCAGCGGGATGGAGAAGCGGTCGGCGAGCAGCCCGGTGACCAGCACCGAGGCGCCCTGGATCACCTGCATGCCGGTGGCCATCACGCCGAAGGCGCGGGCCCGGTAGCCGTTGGGCAGGGCGCGGACGAAGAGCCCGTTGGCGGTCGGCAGCAGACCGGCGGCGGCGAAGCCGCAGGCGGCCGCGAGCAGGGCCACCACCACCGGTGGCGGGTCGAGGAGCGTGGGCACCAGGACCAGCGGGGCGATCACCGCGAGCGGCCGCATCAGGGCGAGCCGGCGGGCCGGCGCGACCGCCCGCCCCACCACCAGCCCGCCCAGGATGAACCCGACCGGGTTGGCGGCCATGATGACGGCCTGCGCGACGCCGCTGTCCAGCCCGTCGCCGGAGCGCTCGCCGGCCCAGGCGGCGGCCAGCCCCTCGGGGACGATCGAGAAGAGCATGGCGCTGAAGACCAGCACGGCGATGGCCCGCAGGACCGGGGTGCCGAAGACGATCTGGAAGCCCTGCCCCGTCTCGCGCAACAGGTGGCTGCGGTGCGCGGCCGTCATCGCCGGCTCCCGGTCGCGGACGCCGAAGCGGGTCAGCGCGGCGGACCCGGCGAAGGTGGCCGCGTTGATCAGCAGCGCGACGGTCGGGTTCACCGCGGCCAACGCGGCACCGACGAGGTATCCGACCACCTGGGCGGCCTGGGCCGAGCTGGCGTTCAGCGACAGGCCGAGGACCAGCCGGTCGCCGGTGAGGATGGCCGGCATGAGCGCGGACCGGGCGGCCTGGCTGGGCGGGTTGGCCAGCGTGGTGGCGAAGAGCAGGGCGAGGATCACCCACACCGGCACGCCCGGCACGGCGATCAGCGCCATCAGCGCCATTCGGATCAGGTCGCAGACGACCATGACCTGCCGGTAGCGGTAGCGCTCGGCGAGCGCCGCGAGCAGCGGACCGCCGACCAGCCAGGGCAGGTAGCTGACCGCGAACGCGGCGGCGGACAGGGCGATCGACTGGCTCTGCCGGTAGACCAGCACGGTGACCGCGGCCTTGGCGACGTAGTCGCCCACCCAGGAGAACACGGTGGCCAGGAAGATCGCCCGGTATTCGGACTGGCCGAACACCTCTCGGAATGTGGCCGGCCCGTCCGGAGAGGGTCGCTCGTCGGACACCGTCGCCTCCATCGTGCCCCGCGAACGGCCACTCGTGACGGCCTGACGGGGACCCCGTCGTCAGATCTACGGATCAGCGAGGACATGCTCACGCTCCGGCGGGAGCGCGTGCACCGGATTCTGCCCGATCGTCTGACAACTGGCTAGGGCGAACGGATTGGTCGTCGCATCTCCGACTGAACGAACGGACGATACCCGAGGGGCCGCGCGGTCCGCGACCCCCAGATTTCGGACTCCCCGATTCGGTCCTGCCCGGCAGGTCAGGTGGCCCCGCCCTGACCGGTGCCCGGGGTGCCCACCGTCCCGGGCACCCCGGCCGGACCGATCCCGCCGGTCTGCGGCAGCCCCGGGTAGAGCCGCCCGGCCGCGATCTTCGCGGTGATGCCGGAGTTCTCCAGCGCCTCGGCCAGCCGGCGGCGCAGCTCCCGGCCCACCGCGAACTGCCCCTCCGCGGTCGTCTTGACCACCGTCCGGATCACCGCGCCGTCCACGGTCATCTGCTCGACGCCCAGTACCTCGGGCGGCTCGACGATCTCCGGGGCCAGCTCCGGGTCCACCGCGACCGAGGCCGCCGCCGTACGCAGCACGGCGTTCGCCTCCTCGGTGCCGGCGAAGCCGATCGGCAGGTCCACCACCACCAGGGCCCAGCCCTGGCTCTTGTTGCCCACCCGGACGATCTCGCCGTTGCGGATGTACCAGAGCACCCCGCGACCGTCGCGGACGGTGGTCACCCGCAACCCCACCGACTCCACCACGCCGGTCGCCTCACCCAGGTCCACCGTGTCGCCGACGCCGTACTGATCCTCGATCAGCATGAACAGACCCGCGATCAGGTCCTTCACCAGGCTCTGCGCGCCGAAGCCGAGCGCGACGCCGGCGATGCCCGCGCTGGCCAGCAGCGGAGCCAGGTCGAAGCTGAACTCCTTGAGCACCATCAGCAGTGCGATGCCGAAGACGAACGCGGTGACCAGGCTGCGCAGCACCGAGCCGATCGCCTCGGCGCGCTGGCGGCGCCGCTCGGGGATGAACTCGGTGGGATCGAGCGCGGCCGACGGGATGCGCTCGCGCAGCGGCCGGAGCATGGTCGGCACCGCGCCGTGGGTGGTGGTTCGGACCAGCCGGTTGATCGTCCGGTGCAGCGCCCAGCGGCCGGCGAACGCCAGCAGCAGGATCAGCGCGACCCGCAGCGGCTTGAGCAGGATCCAGTAGCTGCCCTCGGCGAACCAGACCGAGTCGGTCACGTCGAGGACCCCCTTGCACCAGGTGTCCTGGAGGCACGAGGGTGACGGGTCGGGCGGGGCGGCGACGGGGAAGGTCGGGCTGGTGGCACTCACCCTGTCTTCGTACCGCAACACCGTCGACGGCCCACCGGCGGCCCACCGTCGGGCGACCTCTGCCGCCCGACGGCGGCCCGCGAACCGGACATCTTCCCGCGCGCCGAGAAAGCTTCACGAGGGAGCCCGGATTAGTACGTGCAATCCCGGGTCTTATCAGGGACGATTGGCGCAACGGACGTCGGTGATCCCGCCGGCGTCGGTCGTGGTTCCCCGCTGCGCGGGGCGCGGCCGACGTGGCCAGCGGTGGGCAGCTGGACCGGGAGGGTGAGCACGATGCCTGACATACGACCCACGGTGGGCTCCGGCGCGCTGGTTCTCAACGCCACCTACGAGCCGCTGTGTGTCGTGTCGGTGCGTCGCGCCGCCATCCTCGTGCTCTCCGCCAAGGCGGTCTGCGTCGCCGACGGCGACGGCATCCTGCACAGCGCCCGCGACGCCCTCCCGGTGCCCTCCGTGGTCCGGCTGACCCGCTTCGTCCGGGTGCCGTACCGCACTCACATCGGGCTGTCCCGGCGGGCGATCTTCGCCCGGGACGGCTGGCGCTGCGCCTACTGCCGGGGGCCCGCGGAGACCATCGACCACGTCTTCCCGCGCAGCCGGGGTGGCCGGCACGCCTGGGAGAACGTGGTCGCCGCGTGTGCCCGGTGCAACCACACCAAGGGCGACAAGACCCCGGCCGAGCTGGGCTGGCGGCTGCACTGCCTGCCCGCCGCCCCCAAGGGCACCGCCTGGCGGGTGCTGGGTCACCGCGCGCCCGACCCGCGCTGGGCGGACTGGCTCGACCTGCGCGAGTCCGAGGCCGCCTGAGCGGGGCGCCGGCGCCGCCGGGTCACCGGTCGCGCGCCTTCACCAGCGAGGCGTACACCACCACGTTGTCGGCGTAGCCGGTCTCGCCGCCCACCCACCGGCCGCCGCACGTGATCAGTCGCAGGTTCGGGCGGCTGAAGTCGCCGAACACCTCGTCCACCGGCAGGTCCTCCTTGCCGTAGCGCTGCACCTGGTTCACCTCGAAGACCGCCACCTTCCGGTCCTCGCGGGTCACCTCGACCGTGTCGCCGTCGCGCAGGTCCCGCAGCCCGTGGAAGACCGCCGGGCCGGTGGTGGTGTCGACGTGCCCGACGATCACCGCCGGGCCGTACTGGCCGGGGGTGGGGCCCTGGTCGTACCAGCCGGCCTCCTGGGCGCGGGCGGCGTCGGGCACCCCGATGCTGCCGTCCGGGGCGATCCCGACGTGGTGCACCGGGGCCTGCACGTCGATCCGGGAGATCGAGATCAGGGTGGGTGGGCTGCCCGGCAGCACCGGGAACTTCTTCGGCGGCGGGCGCAGCCCGGCGATGAACCGGTCCGGCAGGACGCTGAGGCCGGTCACCTGCTCGATGCCGAGCATCGCGACGATCAGCGCCATCAGGGTGGCGATCACCATGAACGCGGCGCCCGGTCCCCGGCTCCGGTAGCCGCCGTAGCGGGCCGGCCGCGCCGCCGGCCGTACCGGGCGGGCGTGGGCGACCGGGTCGGTCGTGGTCACGCTGGCGGTGAAGGCCTGGCCGGCCACCCGGCGGAAGCGGCCGGCCGCACGGGCCGCCAGCCGGGCCGCGGCGCGGACCCGGTCCCGACCCGACCGCGGGGTGCGTCTGCGTGTGCGGGTCATGGCGACGTGGGGTCAGGAGCTCGTCCCGGCCCGTCGGCGGCCCCCGCTGAACATCCCGAGCCCCGCCACCACGGTCACCACGGCCAGGCCGCCGACCAGGAGCAGCGAACCCGCGCCCCGGCCGCCGGCGGTGCCGCCGCCCCCGGTCGCCGGGCCCTTGCTCGGCTGGGCCATGTTCAGCACGGTCAGCATGGTCGACGCGGTGTTGCCGTTGGCGCACCGCAGGTCGACCGGGTAGTCGCCCGGTTGCTTGTTGCCCGGGATGGTCACCGCCCCGGTCAGGAAGCCGTTGTCCGGCCGCAGCACCACCCGGCCGAAGGCGTCCGACTGCACGGTGGCCTGCTGGTTGTTGGCGTTGTCGCAACTGGCCCGGATGTTGACCCGGGTGCCGGCCTGCGCGGTGTTCGGCGTGACCTCGACGAAGGTGTTCTCCCCGGCCCGGGCCGGTGTGGCCGTTGCCAGGACGAACGTCGCGACCAGGGCGAACATCGCCAGGACGGCGGAAAAGGCACGATGGTACGCGCTGAGCCCCCGCATGATTCTCCCCTCCCGGCCAGGTGCGCCGGAATCCTGCGACGGGTGTTCGGGCCTGCATTCCCGCTCGCCGTGGGGCAAACCCGCACGGGTCAGCGACGGCGGGTGCCCGGCGCCCCGGCCGGCGGGGTCGGCAGCGGGGCGACCGGGTGCCAGTCCAGCGGGGTGGAGAGCACCATCGTGCTGGACGGCTGGCCGTACGGGGCGAGCCGGTCGATGACCGCCTCGAACTCGGTGATCGAGCCGGCGGCGACCTTGAGCATGCTGCACGCGTCCCCGGTGATCCGGTGGATCTCCCGGATCTCCGGCCAGCCGGCGACGTCCGGGTCGTGCAGGATGCAGCGCGAGCCGTAACAGGACATCCGGATCATCGCGACCACGCCGCGACCGGCCCGGGTCAGGTCCACGTGGGCGTGGTAGCCGGTGATCACGCCGGACTCCTCCAGCCGGCGGACCCGCTCGGCCACCGCCGGCGGCGACAGGTGCACCCGCCGGGACAGCTCGCTGTACGACAGCCGCGCGTCGGTCTGCAGCTCACGCAGCAGGGCCCAGTCCATCTCGTCCACGCGTGGACCTTACCTTCCGCAGGTCGAACGGCAGAAGAGCCTTCCGCACCAAAGGTCAAACCCTGGATCGCCGTCGAATCGGCATTCCGTACGCCCTTGTGACCAGGGCATCATGTCGTCACCCGGCTCACGGAGGAGACGACAAGGTGGATCAGACGGATCTGCGGGCGCCCACCCGGACCGCCGCGGTGCGCCCGGTCACGCCGCAGCAGCGCACCGCGCGGGCGGCCCGCAACGGCGGCGAGCCCACGCTGGAGTTCGCCGACCGGGTGCCGTACGACGCGTACGTGCACGCCAGCACGCTGCACACCCTGCAGCAGCCGCTCAGCACGGACCCCGGCGAGATGTCCTTCCTGATGGTCAGCCAGATCATGGAGCTGTACTTCGGGCTGACCTGCCACGAGCTGCGCCAGGCCCAGCGGGACCTGCGCGCCGACCGGGTGTGGGAGGCGCTGGCGCCGCTGCGCCGGGCCGCGCTGCACCTGGAGGGGCTCAACGCCGCCTGGCGCGGGCTGCGCTGGATGACCCCGGCGGACTTCAACCGGTTCCGCAACCTGCTCGGCGAGGGCTCCGGCTTCCAGTCCGCCATGTACCGGCACCTGGAGTTCCTGCTCGGCCTGCGCGACCCGGCGTTGATCCGGCCGTTCCGCCGCCAGGAGCAGGTCTACGACGAGTTGCGCGCCGCTCTCGACGTGCCGAGCCTCTGGGACGACGTGATCGCCCTGCTCGCCCGGCACGGCCACGACCTCCCCGCCGACCTGCTGGAGCGGGACGTCACCGTCGAGCACCGGCCGCACCCGTCGGTCGAGGCGGCCTGGGTCGAGATCTACGACGACGGCGGGCCGCAGAACCACCTCCGCCTGCTCGGCGAGGCGCTGACCGAGGTGGCCGAACAGTTCGGCGACTGGCGGTGGAACCACGTCAAGGCCGTGCAGCGCACCATGGGCGCGAAGGTCGGCAGCGGCGGCTCGGCCGGACTGGCCTGGCTGCAACGCAGCATGGCCCGGGTGGTCTTCCCGGAGCTGTGGTCGGCCCGGACGGCGATGTGAGCGGGGAGCGGGACATGACCACCTCGGAGCGGGAGGCGCACCGCCTCGACGCCGCCGACCCCGGGCACCGGCACCTCTTCCACGTGCCGGCCGCCGACGGCGGACGTTACCCGGAGACCGCCTACCTGGCCGGCAACTCCCTCGGGCTGCAACCCCGGGCCACCCGCGCGGAACTCCTCGCCGACCTGGACGCCTGGCGCCGGCTCGGCGTCGAGGGGCACCTGGAGGCGGAGCGGCCGTGGCTGCCGTACCACGAGCTGTTGACGGCGCCCGCCGCGCGACTGGTCGGCGCCCGGCCCGCGGAGACCGTGGTGATGAACTCCCTCACCGTCAACCTGCACCTGCTGATGGTGAGCTTCTACCGGCCAGCCGGCGAGCGGACCCGGATCGTCATCGAGGACAGCGCCTTCCCCTCGGACAGCTACGCCGTGCGCAGCCAGGCCCGCTTCCACGGCCTGGACCCGGACGCCGCCGTGGTCCGGCTGACGCCGCGCGCCGGCGAGGACACCCTGCGCACCGAGGACGTGACCGACTACCTGGCCGCCGAGGGCGACCGGGTGGCGCTGGTGCTGCTCGGCGGGGTCAACTACCTCACCGGCGAGCTGATGGACATCCCGGCGATCACCGCCGCCGGCCGGGCGGCCGGCGCGATCGTCGGTTGGGACCTGGCCCACGCCGCCGGCAACGTGCCGCTGGCGCTGCACGACTGGGATGTCGACTTCGCCGCCTGGTGCTCCTACAAGTACCTCAACTCCGGGCCCGGCGCGCTGGGCGGGGTCTTCGTCCACGAGCGGCACCTGGGCGACCCCCGGCTGCCCCGCTTCGAGGGCTGGTGGAGCACCGAGGCGACCACCCGGTTCGAGATGACCCCGGTGTCCCGGCCGCCGGCCACCGTGGAGGCCTGGCAGATCTCCAACCCGCCGATCTTCGCGATGGGCCCGGTGCGCACCTCGCTGGAGCTCTTCGACAGCGTCGGCATGCCGGCCCTGCGGGAGCGCAGCGTCCGGCTCACCGGCTACCTGGAACGGCTGCTCGACGAGGTGACCCCCGGCCGGCCGCTGACCGTGGTCACCCCGCGCGATCCCGCGCGGCGGGGCTGCCAGCTCTCGGTGCGCATCGGCGCCGGCAGCGCCGCCGAGCTGACCAAGCGACTGCGGCACGAGCACGGCGTGGTCGCCGACGCCCGGGAGCCGGACATCGTCCGGTTCGCCCCGGTGCCGCTCTACTCCACGTACCACGACTGCTGGCGGGTCGCCGACGCGCTGGCGGCGACCGTCTCCGAGGTGCACCGGTGAGCGCGAGGAGTGAGCCGGTTTTGCGAGCCCCGCAGTCGCGAACGAAAGGCAGGCACCGGTGAGCGCGAGGAGTGAGCCGGGTTTGCGAGCCCCGCAGTCGCGAACGAAAGGCAGGCACCGGTGAGCGCGAGGAGTGAGCCGGGTTTGCGAGCCCCGCAGTCGCGAACGAAAGGCAGGCACCGGTGAGCGCGAGGAGTGAGCCGGGTTTGCGAGCCCCGCAGTCGCGAACGAAAGGCAGGCACCGGTGAGCGCGGAACGCGACGAGATCGCGGTGGTCGGGGCCGGCCTGGCCGGCTGCCTGCTCGCCTGCTACCTGGCCCGCCGGGGCTACCCGGTGGCCCTCTACGAGCGGCGGCCGGACCCGAGGACCGGGCGGGTGGAGCGCGGCCGGTCGATCAACCTGGCGCTCTCCGAGCGCGGCCTGGACGCGCTGCGCCGCATCGGCCTGGCCGAGCAGGTGATGGCGGACGCCCTGCCGATGCGCGGCCGGATGATCCACCCGGTCGCCGGCGAGCCGCAGTTCCAGTCGTACAGCGGTTCCGGGGACCGGGCGATCAACTCGATCAGCCGGGGCGCGCTGAACAACGCCCTGCTCAACGCCGCCGCCGCGCTGCCCGGGGTGCGGCTCGCCTTCGACCACCGGCTGGTCGGCCTCGACCCGACCAGCGGCGAGATGACCTTCGAGACCCCGCAGGGCAAGGTCACCGCCACCGCGTCGGTCGTCCTCGGCGCCGACGGCGCCGGTTCCGCCGTGCGCGGGCAACTGCTCGGGTACGGGGTGCTGACCGAGAGCCTGGACTTCCTCGACTACGGCTACAAGGAACTCACCATCCCGCCGCTCGGCGGCGACTTCGCCCTCGATCCGTCGGCGCTGCACATCTGGCCGCGCGGCACCTCCATGATGATCGCGCTGCCCAACCCGGACCGCTCGTTCACCTGCACGCTCTTCTGGCCCACCCACGGCACCGCCAGCTTCGCCTCGCTGGGCAGCCCGGCGGCGATCGAGCGGCACTTCGCCACCCACTACCCGGACCTGATCCCGCTCGCGCCCAACCTGGTCGACGACTACCAGCACAACCCGGTCGGCGTGCTGGGCACGGTCCGCTGCGCGCCCTGGCAGGTCGACGGGAAGGTGGCGCTGCTCGGCGACGCGGCGCACGCCATCGTGCCGTTCTACGGCCAGGGCGCCAACTGCGCCATGGAGGACGTCGTCGAACTGGACCGCTGCCTGGACGAGTGCGACGACGACTGGTCCGCCGCGCTGCCGCTCTACCAGCGGCGCCGGCAGGACAACGCCGAGGCGATCGCCCGGATGGCGCTGGCCAACTTCGTGGAGATGCGGGACAAGGTCGCCTCGCCGGTGTTCCAGACCCGCAAGCGGGTCGAGCACGCCCTGGAACGGGCGCTGCCCGGCCGGTACGTTTCGCAGTACGAACTGGTCTCCTTCTCCACCACCCCGTACGCGCAGGTGCGCCGCCGGGTGCGCCGCCAGTACGCGGTGGTGGGGGCGGTGGCCGCGGGCGGGCTGGCGTTGCTGGTCGGCGCGGTGGGTGCGGCGATCGGCCGGGGGAGGCGCGGATGACGCTCTGGGACGCGCGGCTGATGGCCGGGAGCGCGCCGGACGGGCCGGGGTTGCTGCGCCACTTCGTCGGCGGCGAGTTCGTCGACGCGGGGCCGCGCTTCACCAAGCGCAGCCCGGTGACCGGCGAGCCGGTCTTCGAGGTGGTCGAGGCGTCCAAGTCCACGGTGGACGACGCGGTGGCCGCCGCCCGGGCGGCGCTGCGCGGGCCGTGGGGCCGGATGGGGGAGCGGGAGCGCGCCGAGGTGCTGCGCCGGGTCGCCGACGAGCTGGAACGCCGCTTCGACGACCTGGTCACCGCCGAGGTCGCCGACACCGGCAAGGCCATCTCGCAGGCCCGCACCCTGGACATCCCGCGCGGCGCGGCGAACTTCCGGGCCTTCGCCGAGATCGTGGCGACCGCGCCGACCGAGTCGTTCACCACGGTCACCCCGGCCGGCGGCCGGGCGCTGAACTACGCCGTCCGCAAGCCGGTCGGCGTGGTCGCCGTGATCGTGCCGTGGAACCTGCCGCTGCTGCTGCTCACCTGGAAGGTGGCCCCGGCTCTGGCCTGTGGCAACGCCGTGGTGGTCAAGCCCAGCGAGGAGACGCCCGCCTCGGCGACGCTGCTGGCCGAGGTGATGGCCGCCGCCGGCGTGCCGGACGGAGTGTTCAACCTGGTGCACGGCTTCGGCCCGGACTCGGCCGGTGAGTTCCTCACCCGGCACCCGGGGGTCGACGCGATCACCTTCACCGGCGAGTCGGCCACCGGCGGCGCCATCATGCGGGCCGCCGCGGACGGGGTGAAGGCCGTCTCGTTCGAGCTGGGCGGCAAGAACGCCGGGCTGGTCTTCGCCGACGCCGACCTGGACGCGGCGGTGGCCGGCTCGGTGCGTTCCAGCTTCACCAACGGCGGGCAGGTCTGCCTCTGCACCGAGCGCATCTACGTGCAGCGCCCGGTCTTCGAGGAGTTCACCGCCCGGCTGGCCAAGCGGGCGGGGGAACTGGCGTACGGGTGGCCGGCCGACGAGGCCACCGCGAACATGCCGCTGATCTCGCACGGCCACCGGGACAAGGTGCTCGGCCACTACGCGCTGGCCCGGACCGAGGGCGCGGAGGTGCTCACCGGGGGCGGCGTGCCGCGCTTCGGCGACGGCCGCGACGGTGGGGCGTACGTGCAGCCGACCGTGCTGACCGGGCTCGGCCCGCAAGCGCGGACCAACACCGAGGAGATCTTCGGCCCGGTCGTGCACGTGGCCCCGTTCGACGACGAGGACGAGGCGTACGCGCTGGCCAACGGCACCGAGTACGGCCTGGCGGCGACGGTCTGGACCCGGGACGTCGGCCGGGCGCACCGGGCCGGCGCCCGGCTGGACGCCGGCATCGTCTGGGTGAACACCTGGTTCCTGCGCGACCTGCGCACCCCGTTCGGCGGCGTGAAGGCCTCCGGCATCGGCCGGGAGGGCGGCGTGCACTCGCTGGACTTCTACTCCGAACTGACCAACGTCTGCGTGGACCTGTCGTGAGGGGGCGAGGAGCCGGCGTGAGAGCTGACATCGAGGCGGCGAACCGGGAGCTGGCCGAGGCCCGCACCAGCGGGAAGCCCTGTCCACCGCTGCGCGGGCGGCTGCTGCCGGAGGGCGACGTCGAGTCGGCGTACCGGGTGCAGCAGTTGCAGGCGCGGGCGTGGCAGGGCCGGGGCGAGCGCCGGGTGGGCGCGAAGATCGGGCTGACCTCCCGGGCGGTGCAGGAGAGCTTCGGCGTCTTCCAGCCGGACTTCGGGGTGCTGACCGACGCGATGGCGGTCGGCGACGGCGTCGAGGTGCCGATCGAGCGCCTGCTCCAGCCCCGGGTGGAGGCGGAGATCGCCTTCGTGCTCGGCGCGGACCTGACCGACGAGCGGATCACCACCGTGGACCTGCTCCGGGCGGTCGACCACGTGCTCCCGGCCATCGAGATCGTCGACTCGCGGATCGCCGGCTGGGACATCTCCATCGTGGACACCGTCGCCGACAACGCCTCCAGCGGGCTGTTCGTGCTCGGCACCACGCCTCGCCGGCTCGCCGACGTGGACCTGCGGTTGTGCGGCATGGTGCTGGAGCACGCCGGAGAGCCGGTGTCGGTCGGCGCCGGGGCGGCCTGCCTCGGTAATCCGTTGCACGCGCTGGAGTGGCTGGTGCGGACGATGGCCCGGGCCGGGGACCCGCTGCGCGCGGGCGACGTGGTGCTCTCCGGGGCGCTCGGCCCGATGGTGCCGGTCACCCCGGGCGCCGCGTACGAGGCCCGGATCTCCGGGCTCGGTTCGGTGCGGACCTGTTTCCCGAAGGAGGCCCGGGCATGACCACGGGGGTGGCGGTGATCGGGTCCGGCAACATCGGCACCGATCTGATGATCAAGGTATTGCGGCTCAGCGACAGCCTCCGGATGGTGGCGATGGCCGGCATCGACCCGGAGTCCGACGGTCTGGCCCGGGCCCGGCGGCTCGGCGTGGCCACCACCGCCGGCGGCGTGGACGGGCTCGTCGCCATGCCCGAGTTCGCCGACGTGGAGCTGGTCTTCGACGCCACCTCGGCCGGCGCGCACCGGCACAACGACGCCGTGCTGCGGGCGCACGGCCGCACGGTGGTCGACCTGACCCCGGCGGCCATCGGCCCGTACGTGGTGCCGCCGGTCAACCTGGACGAGCACCTGCACGAGAGCAACGTCAACATGGTCACCTGCGGCGGGCAGGCCACCGTGCCGATCGTCGCCGCCGTCGGCCGGGTCACCCCGGTCGCGTACGCGGAGATCGTCGCCTCGATCGCCTCGAAGTCGGCCGGTCCGGGCACCCGGGCCAACATCGACGAGTTCACCGAGACCACCGCCCGGGCGATCGAGGTGGTCGGCGGCGCGGAGCGGGGCAAGGCGATCATCGTGCTCAACCCGGCCGACCCGCCGCTGCTGATGCGCGACACCGTCTACTGCCTCTGCCCGGACACCGACGCCGACCGGGCCGCCATCGCCGCCTCGGTGACCGACATGGTGGCCACGGTCCAGGAGTACGTCCCCGGCTACCGGCTCAAGCAGGACGTGCAGTTCGACCGGGTCGACACCTACGTGCCGTCCCTCGGGCGGCACCTGACCGGCTGGCAGGTCTCGGTCTTCCTGGAGGTCTCCGGGGCCGGGCACTACCTGCCGGCGTACGCCGGGAACCTGGACATCATGACCTCCGCCGCGCTGCGTACCGCGGAGCGACTTGTGGCCCGGCGCGCGAGCAGCGC comes from Micromonospora purpureochromogenes and encodes:
- a CDS encoding globin, giving the protein MNSAAESDRPGAPTTLFEAVGGEPTFRKLVDEFYVGVATDPLLRPMYPEEDLGPAADRLTLFLMQYWGGPNTYSAQRGHPRLRMRHASFRIGVAERDAWLHHMRRAVDRLDLPPEVAKALWDYLERAAYFMVNVMEEPAGDA
- a CDS encoding MFS transporter, giving the protein MEATVSDERPSPDGPATFREVFGQSEYRAIFLATVFSWVGDYVAKAAVTVLVYRQSQSIALSAAAFAVSYLPWLVGGPLLAALAERYRYRQVMVVCDLIRMALMALIAVPGVPVWVILALLFATTLANPPSQAARSALMPAILTGDRLVLGLSLNASSAQAAQVVGYLVGAALAAVNPTVALLINAATFAGSAALTRFGVRDREPAMTAAHRSHLLRETGQGFQIVFGTPVLRAIAVLVFSAMLFSIVPEGLAAAWAGERSGDGLDSGVAQAVIMAANPVGFILGGLVVGRAVAPARRLALMRPLAVIAPLVLVPTLLDPPPVVVALLAAACGFAAAGLLPTANGLFVRALPNGYRARAFGVMATGMQVIQGASVLVTGLLADRFSIPLVVGLWSTAGVVLMLVTALRWPDGETIDAAVAAADRANRDDAAARDSAHGPGGRPRAGRATDGRSGGRRSHAVT
- a CDS encoding mechanosensitive ion channel family protein, with the translated sequence MRYEDRVSATSPTFPVAAPPDPSPSCLQDTWCKGVLDVTDSVWFAEGSYWILLKPLRVALILLLAFAGRWALHRTINRLVRTTTHGAVPTMLRPLRERIPSAALDPTEFIPERRRQRAEAIGSVLRSLVTAFVFGIALLMVLKEFSFDLAPLLASAGIAGVALGFGAQSLVKDLIAGLFMLIEDQYGVGDTVDLGEATGVVESVGLRVTTVRDGRGVLWYIRNGEIVRVGNKSQGWALVVVDLPIGFAGTEEANAVLRTAAASVAVDPELAPEIVEPPEVLGVEQMTVDGAVIRTVVKTTAEGQFAVGRELRRRLAEALENSGITAKIAAGRLYPGLPQTGGIGPAGVPGTVGTPGTGQGGAT
- a CDS encoding HNH endonuclease, which translates into the protein MPDIRPTVGSGALVLNATYEPLCVVSVRRAAILVLSAKAVCVADGDGILHSARDALPVPSVVRLTRFVRVPYRTHIGLSRRAIFARDGWRCAYCRGPAETIDHVFPRSRGGRHAWENVVAACARCNHTKGDKTPAELGWRLHCLPAAPKGTAWRVLGHRAPDPRWADWLDLRESEAA
- a CDS encoding class F sortase codes for the protein MTRTRRRTPRSGRDRVRAAARLAARAAGRFRRVAGQAFTASVTTTDPVAHARPVRPAARPARYGGYRSRGPGAAFMVIATLMALIVAMLGIEQVTGLSVLPDRFIAGLRPPPKKFPVLPGSPPTLISISRIDVQAPVHHVGIAPDGSIGVPDAARAQEAGWYDQGPTPGQYGPAVIVGHVDTTTGPAVFHGLRDLRDGDTVEVTREDRKVAVFEVNQVQRYGKEDLPVDEVFGDFSRPNLRLITCGGRWVGGETGYADNVVVYASLVKARDR
- a CDS encoding Lrp/AsnC family transcriptional regulator, producing the protein MDEMDWALLRELQTDARLSYSELSRRVHLSPPAVAERVRRLEESGVITGYHAHVDLTRAGRGVVAMIRMSCYGSRCILHDPDVAGWPEIREIHRITGDACSMLKVAAGSITEFEAVIDRLAPYGQPSSTMVLSTPLDWHPVAPLPTPPAGAPGTRRR
- a CDS encoding tryptophan 2,3-dioxygenase, which codes for MDQTDLRAPTRTAAVRPVTPQQRTARAARNGGEPTLEFADRVPYDAYVHASTLHTLQQPLSTDPGEMSFLMVSQIMELYFGLTCHELRQAQRDLRADRVWEALAPLRRAALHLEGLNAAWRGLRWMTPADFNRFRNLLGEGSGFQSAMYRHLEFLLGLRDPALIRPFRRQEQVYDELRAALDVPSLWDDVIALLARHGHDLPADLLERDVTVEHRPHPSVEAAWVEIYDDGGPQNHLRLLGEALTEVAEQFGDWRWNHVKAVQRTMGAKVGSGGSAGLAWLQRSMARVVFPELWSARTAM
- the kynU gene encoding kynureninase — encoded protein: MTTSEREAHRLDAADPGHRHLFHVPAADGGRYPETAYLAGNSLGLQPRATRAELLADLDAWRRLGVEGHLEAERPWLPYHELLTAPAARLVGARPAETVVMNSLTVNLHLLMVSFYRPAGERTRIVIEDSAFPSDSYAVRSQARFHGLDPDAAVVRLTPRAGEDTLRTEDVTDYLAAEGDRVALVLLGGVNYLTGELMDIPAITAAGRAAGAIVGWDLAHAAGNVPLALHDWDVDFAAWCSYKYLNSGPGALGGVFVHERHLGDPRLPRFEGWWSTEATTRFEMTPVSRPPATVEAWQISNPPIFAMGPVRTSLELFDSVGMPALRERSVRLTGYLERLLDEVTPGRPLTVVTPRDPARRGCQLSVRIGAGSAAELTKRLRHEHGVVADAREPDIVRFAPVPLYSTYHDCWRVADALAATVSEVHR